A single window of Colletotrichum higginsianum IMI 349063 chromosome 8, whole genome shotgun sequence DNA harbors:
- a CDS encoding C2H2 transcription factor — MHARDATGRQVSLLNDEPAVQSIPQRPSYHAASQVISQPFHPAPRSNSSSPHTPELLRSDSYDSNASSDPLSPMTPTSYDPSRASAFPGQPIYDEYDMPSKRPAYANSSRANSYEDDSSATSPLPERPGKRYPCRYRDSHGCEKTFTTSGHASRHSKIHTAEKAVQCTFHGCQKKFTRADNMKQHLETHYKDKSRSTASAKATARSSLGGLSSSGRRSSSSSARVAASTRAPRDQPMWEGESPYGYPPGQAPLPSPAATGAWDMRGLNLPLLNRPSAVRTPSSGLDALAMAVACQEGSA, encoded by the coding sequence ATGCACGCTCGAGACGCCACTGGCCGTCAGGTCTCCCTTCTCAACGACGAACCTGCCGTCCAATCCATTCCTCAGCGCCCCAGTTACCATGCAGCTAGCCAGGTCATCTCACAACCTTTTCACCCGGCGCCGCGCAGCAACTCCTCTTCACCCCACACCCCCGAACTCCTTCGTTCAGACTCGTACGACTCCAACGCGAGCAGTGATCCCCTTTCGCCCATGACTCCTACCTCCTATGATCCGAGCAGAGCCAGCGCATTTCCTGGACAGCCCATCTACGACGAGTACGACATGCCCTCGAAGCGCCCAGCCTACGCGAACAGTAGCCGTGCAAACTCATACGAAGACGACAGCTCAGCGACATCACCTTTGCCCGAACGCCCTGGAAAGAGATATCCTTGCCGTTACCGCGACAGCCATGGCTGCGAAAAGACTTTCACCACCTCTGGACACGCTTCCCGTCATTCCAAGATCCACACCGCTGAGAAGGCGGTGCAGTGCACATTTCATGGCTGCCAAAAGAAGTTCACTAGAGCCGACAACATGAAGCAGCATCTCGAGACTCACTACAAGGACAAGTCTCGTTCCACTGCCTCTGCCAAGGCCACTGCTCGCTCCTCACTGGGCGGACTCTCATCTTCGGGCCGCCgatcttcatcttcttccgCCAGAGTCGCCGCCAGCACCCGTGCTCCTCGCGATCAACCCATGTGGGAAGGGGAGTCCCCTTACGGATACCCTCCTGGCCAGGCACCGCTCCCGTCTCCTGCTGCCACCGGCGCATGGGATATGCGTGGTCTGAACCTGCCCCTGCTCAACCGCCCTAGTGCAGTGAGGACACCCAGCAGCGGTCTGGACGCATTGGCTATGGCTGTCGCATGTCAAGAGGGCAGCGCGTAA
- a CDS encoding putative acetate kinase, which translates to MKVILAINSGSSSVKISVYSAEFKQSPRQIAETVVSDLTAPPAKVSYTRGGTEVKKNEDLEDNVSTQDDAFKVLLKTLIEDPELPQIKQKSDIALTCHRIVHGGDYSCSQIITQDTYHHLEELSDLAPLHNGPALDIVNSCVKQLPDAVNVACFDTQFHSTIPEHVRTYPIDQEVANKNHLRKYGFHGVSYSFITRSVSEFLGKHTKDLNIIALHLGSGASACAIRNGQSWDTSMGLTPVAGLPGATRSGSVDPSLVFHYASDVGKLSPNSTSNLHLTQAEEILNKRSGWKSLTGTTDFGIIASSDEPTHKLAFDIFVDRLCAFIGSYFVTLNGNVDALVFAGGIGEKSDKLRKRVVEQCACLGFTIDDALNGKQITGTVQEVGNEDAKCRTLVCQTDEQYEMARLCTETKELW; encoded by the exons ATGAAGGTCATCCTTGCCATCAACTCGGGCTCCAGCTCCGTGAAGATCTCGGTCTACTCTGCTGAGTTTAAACAGTCACCCCGTCAGATTGCAGAAACAGTCGTTAGTGACCTGACGGCCCCACCTGCAAAAGTTTCTTATACTCGTGGCGGCACCGAGGTCAAGAAAAACGAAGATCTCGAGGATAATGTTTCGACACAGGACGACGCCTTTAAGGTGCTTCTCAAGACACTGATTGAGGACCCTGAACTTCCGCAAATCAAACAAAAGAGCGATATTGCGCTGACCTGCCACCGCATCGTCCACGGAGGCGATTACTCCTGCTCCCAAATAATCACCCAGGACACATATCACCATCTGGAAGAACTTAGTGACCTCGCTCCCCTGCACAACGGTCCCGCTCTCGACATCGTCAACTCGTGCGTGAAGCAGCTCCCCGATGCTGTTAACGTTGCCTGTTTTGACACGCAGTTCCACTCAACTATTCCCGAGCACGTCCGCACCTATCCCATTGACCAGGAAGTTGCCAATAAGAACCACCTAAGAAAATACGGATTTCATGGTGTTAGCTACTCCTTCATCACTCGCTCCGTCTCCGAGTTCCTCGGGAAACACACCAAGGACCTGAACATCATTGCCCTCCATCTGGGAAGCGGTGCAAGCGCGTGCGCCATCCGCAACGGCCAAAGCTGGGATACCAGCATGGGACTGACTCCTGTTGCTGGATTACCAGGAGCCACACGAAGCGGAAGTGTAGACCCTAG TCTCGTCTTCCATTACGCAAGTGATGTCGGCAAACTGTCTCCAAACTCAACATCTAATCTGCACCTTACCCAGGCGGAAGAGATTCTCAACAAGCGGAGCGGATGGAAGTCACTTACAGGAACAACCGACTTTGGGATAATCGCTTCCTCAGACGAGCCGACTCACAAGCTTGCCTTCGACATCTTTGTCGATAGATTATGCGCTTTCATTGGCTCCTACTTTGTCACACTTAATGGCAACGTGGATGCATTGGTTTTCGCCGGCGGCATTGGTGAGAAGAGCGATAAGTTGCGGAAGCGGGTTGTCGAACAATGCGCCTGCTTGGGCTTCACCATCGACGATGCACTGAACGGCAAGCAAATAACAGGCACGGTCCAGGAGGTTGGCAACGAAGACGCCAAGTGCCGTACGCTGGTCTGCCAGACGGACGAGCAGTACGAGATGGCGAGACTTTGCACCGAAACGAAGGAGCTCTGGTAG
- a CDS encoding Acetate kinase, with protein sequence MAASSSSGSSFTSSSLGRPPSYGQPYTSPLDSTWTPTSGASTISALTSEASAPHASLHPLDLGPPGYQATMPIFPNILPPSSPTLCILTLLSDAPGPWEVVGSEQRRVLWQCSYQSELLEHFLPSDVPADIFPHTLHARHRPYTDPCELELYVSFREPHRVRYTTGEGVVVHDHLMEVKYEFTTVESSIRFQGDVRRKDLVDYYDVDVVWSDVHGRTDGFGNIRGMGLVQRLKFWRDRYSTYHSLTVFANRASGRHYREYEIHNFDGELRNRDDRHRQVRLTVRGSRRGSAPDSSGSSRSRFTFSHRMRPRVRSGSQGGQSSAEAGLSSGALDFRYLGIQFNYRRFLDSWVVAHSSDSEFNGIPFPQHHVELPSPQILPGETSELPSPETSRGLEPVVEPPDSYESDSAP encoded by the exons AtggccgcctcgtcctcttccggCTCTTCCTtcacttcttcttcccttgGCCGTCCGCCCTCATACGGCCAGCCATACACGAGCCCTCTCGACTCGACCTGGACACCGACTTCGGGTGCCTCAACAATCTCAGCTCTCACATCCGAGGCCTCGGCGCCCCATGCCTCTCTCCATCCTCTAGATCTTGGCCCTCCTGGTTACCAAGCCACAAT GCCCATCTTCCCCAACATTCTtcctccatcgtcgccaacaCTGTGCATCCTGACACTCCTCTCTGACGCCCCCG GCCCTTGGGAAGTGGTCGGCTCCGAGCAGCGCCGCGTGCTCTGGCAATGCAGCTACCAGAGCGAGCTTCTGGAACATTTTC TTCCATCCGACGTCCCAGCCGATATCTTTCCTCATACCCTCCACGCCCGCCATCGCCCTTATACGGACCCATGCGAGCTAGAGCTTTATGTCAGTTTTCGTGAGCCACACCGGGTTCGATACACGACTGGCGAAGGCGTGGTAGTTCACGATCACCTGATGGAGGTCAAGTATGAGTTCACTACCGTCGAAAGTTCGATTCGCTTCCAAGGAGACGTCCGTCGGAAGGACTTGGTTGACTACTacgacgttgacgttgttTGGTCCGACGTACACGGCAGAACGGACGGCTTTGGAAACATTAGGGGTATGGGACTGGTGCAAAGGTTGAAGTTTTGGAGGGACCGTTATTCGACTTACCACTCACTGACCGTATTCGCCAATCGCGCGAGCGGTCGCCATTATCGGGAGTACGAGATTCACAAtttcgacggcgagctgcgcAACCGTGACgatcgccatcgtcaagtCCGCCTAACAGTGCGCGGAAGCCGACGAGGTAGTGCCCCGGACAGCAGCGGTTCGTCCCGTTCGCGCTTCACCTTTTCGCATCGCATGCGTCCGCGAGTACGGTCGGGTTCTCAAGGAGGACAGTCCAGCGCGGAAGCTGGCTTGTCATCTGGCGCTCTTGATTTTCGGTATCTGGGTATCCAGTTCA ATTATCGCAGGTTCCTCGACAGTTGGGTCGTAGCGCACAGCTCCGACAGCGAGTTCAATGGTATACCATTTCCGCAGCACCACGTCGAGCTACCGTCACCGCAAATACTGCCAGGGGAGACGTCAGAGCTCCCATCTCCGGAGACCTCAAGAGGGTTGGAGCCAGTTGTTGAGCCGCCAGACTCATACGAATCCGACTCGGCCCCGTGA